The Erythrolamprus reginae isolate rEryReg1 chromosome 5, rEryReg1.hap1, whole genome shotgun sequence genome window below encodes:
- the NDUFB8 gene encoding NADH dehydrogenase [ubiquinone] 1 beta subcomplex subunit 8, mitochondrial, giving the protein MAAAVAQGRLRALLRPLAWTLAPGGGSRRLAADLPRHMLPGAYPKTPEEEAAAAKKYNLILQDYKTYPDDGVGCGDYPKLPDKSAQERDPWYEWDFPELRRNFGEPLHRNFDLFVRTRVDTSPTHVSWHIMKRYLFGFLAIMLVMSILGEIFPAYQPVMPKQFPYDKVYLENRDSSDTEPLSLKHYEM; this is encoded by the exons ATGGCCGCCGCCGTTGCTCAGGGCCGCCTCCGCGCCCTCCTCCGCCCGCTCGCCTGGACGTTAGCCCCGGGAGGTGGCAGCCGGCGCCTGG CTGCGGATCTGCCCAGACATATGCTTCCGGGAGCCTACCCCAAGACTCCCGAAGAGGAAGCAGCGGCTGCAAAGAAATACAACCTGATACTGCAAGACTATAAGACCTATCCAGATGATGGTGTGGG TTGCGGGGACTATCCCAAACTCCCAGATAAATCTGCCCAAGAAAGAGATCCTTGGTACGAGTGGGATTTCCCTGAACTGAGGCGCaattttggagaaccg ttgcACCGGAACTTCGATTTGTTTGTGCGGACACGGGTGGACACGTCTCCGACTCATGTTTCCTGGCATATCATGAAGAGGTATCTCTTTGGGTTTCTCGCCATCATGCTAGTCATGTCTATTCTGGGTGAAATCTTTCCTGCATACCAACCGGTG ATGCCAAAGCAGTTTCCTTACGATAAGGTCTATTTGGAGAACAGAGACTCCTCCGATACTGAGCCACTGTCACTGAAGCACTATGAGATGTGA